A window of the Trichoderma asperellum chromosome 4, complete sequence genome harbors these coding sequences:
- a CDS encoding uncharacterized protein (EggNog:ENOG41): MAGSNVTGLPKETEVGVKRFADFDLAGKSFIVTGGARGLGLALAEALVEAGVYCLDWLPELDPEW, encoded by the exons ATGGCTGGATCTAACGTCACCGGACTGCCAAAGGAGACTGAAGTGGGTGTTAAGCGGTTTGCCGACTTTGACCTAGCTGGCAAATCATTCATTGTCACAGGTGGTGCTCGAGGCTTaggcttggccttggcagaAGCACTTGTTGAGGCAGGAG tttactGCCTTGATTGGCTACCGGAACTTGATCCAGAGTGGTAA
- a CDS encoding uncharacterized protein (TransMembrane:1 (o20-41i)) — protein sequence MARPDKISTLYSAKQLTNHAVAAGGLLRIFYVLFVIISIPLNFKTPFMQIEIGDLTWVSTQTDVTPMSARVSPRSITQFLTRESVISIAGIAKSTGRNNISDGHIRALQVALKEERRFQLDYGLIGFLREIFWPSSRKKVLNRTP from the coding sequence ATGGCCAGACCCGACAAAATCTCAACATTGTATTCCGCGAAGCAGTTAACCAACCATGCTGTAGCCGCCGGCGGGTTACTCAGGATATTTTACGTGCTATTCGTCATAATATCCATCccattaaactttaaaacaCCTTTTATGCAGATTGAGATTGGTGATCTGACGTGGGTTTCCACTCAAACTGATGTCACCCCGATGTCGGCCAGAGTGTCTCCGAGGTCGATAACTCAGTTCTTGACACGAGAGTCGGTAATCTCAATAGCAGGGATTGCAAAGTCGACGGGGAGGAATAACATCAGCGATGGTCACATTAGGGCCCTTCAGGTAGCCCTTAAAGAAGAACGCAGGTTCCAGCTCGACTACGGCTTGATAGGCTTCCTTAGAGAGATCTTTTGGCCTTCGTCTAGGAAGAAGGTGCTCAACAGAACGCCGTAG
- a CDS encoding uncharacterized protein (TransMembrane:2 (o36-55i62-82o)) — protein sequence MSHLISSVTNGDEESAEKVQVVYQTLGPRLANPSPLAMGGFATSLLTVSLSMMGFRGVSNQTVFLGDLCFVACIALLISAQWEMAFFTVAMAQ from the exons ATGTCACATTTGATATCTTCTGTCACTAATGGTGATGAGGAGAGTGCTGAGAAAGTGCAGGTGGTATACCAAACCCTTGGACCAAGACTTGCCAACCCT TCCCCTCTTGCTATGGGCGGCTTTGCAACGAGTCTCCTCActgtttctctctccatgATGGGCTTCCGAGGCGTTTCCAACCAAACCGTCTTTCTTGGAGACCTATGCTTCGTCGCCTGCATTGCACTACTTATATCAGCCCAGTGGGAGATG GCCTTTTTTACGGTGGCTATGGCGCAATAA
- a CDS encoding uncharacterized protein (EggNog:ENOG41) — MRDDAATEEVGLREYFLSKVEVEEAVRNGNFKTYTLIRPAVLHTDFMLPYVHNNFPGLPTGGELGHGFNDGVRMFYTDLYDVGKYAAAALGDPARFASQEIDLMNELLTIEEVRDILVKA; from the exons ATGCGGGATGATGCTGCAACGGAGGAAGTCGGACTGCGCGAGTACTTCCTATCCAAGGTAGAGGTCGAAGAGGCCGTCCGCAATGGCAACTTCAAAACCTATACTCTCATTCGGCCCGCAGTCCTTCATACAGACTTTATGTTGCCATACGTCCATAATAACTTTCCAGGGCTTCCGACAGGTGGAGAGCTAGGCCATGGCTTCAATGACGGCGTTCGAATGTTTTATACAGATTTATATGACGTTGGAAAGtacgccgcagcagccttgggagACCCAGCTAGATTCGCTAGCCAAGAGATCGATCTAATGAATGAACTCCTTACTATTGAGGAGGTACGCGACATCCTTGTCAAG GCGTGA
- a CDS encoding uncharacterized protein (EggNog:ENOG41) yields the protein MYITNRPTHSPQKKKVPWRYSITSTAARKPPVQDFHHDFDVQSLPDVDENFNALRDSHIQFLENIFPSESDSDVNDLISSPMTYFPTPSSSHSHSIQSLHAKPQFNLDSAESLLTSFVRMLSHFPCINLQPEDTVLSLSAS from the exons ATGTATATCACGAACAGGCCCACGCACTCaccgcagaagaagaaagtt CCCTGGCGATACAGCATAACCTCAACTGCCGCCCGCAAGCCGCCAGTCCAAGACTTTCACCATGACTTTGACGTGCAGTCTCTGCCTGATGTTGATGAGAACTTCAACGCCCTGCGCGACAGCCATATACAGTTCCTCGAAAACATATTTCCTTCCGAGTCGGATTCTGACGTTAATGATCTCATATCCTCACCAATGACATACTTCCCCACTCCTTCGTCCTCTCACAGCCACTCCATCCAGTCTCTCCATGCAAAGCCCCAATTCAATCTCGACTCTGCCGAATCTCTACTAACCTCATTCGTCAGAATGCTGTCTCATTTTCCCTGTATTAACCTTCAACCTGAAGACACGGTTTTGAGCCTTTCTGCCTCTTAG
- a CDS encoding uncharacterized protein (EggNog:ENOG41), protein MIRDMGLDQELAELKGDINSEVTTELLDGIRAYLSWFYAASNFIVPWKKMDVIPPFTAWTATCCDFLQRCARSDGDYALSYLVQFTNYTNTATDAMNEGTAASEQQSQLVLLGLEAQSRELQQRMLARIANDGKNPQIAISEINLKA, encoded by the exons ATGATCCGAGATATGGGACTCGATCAAGAGTTGGCTGAACTGAAAGGCGATATCAACTCCGAAGTGACAACGGAACTGCTTGACGGCATCCGCGCATATCTTTCCTGGTTCTACGCTGCATCAAA CTTCATAGTCccctggaagaagatggacgTGATACCTCCGTTCACCGCTTGGACAGCTACTTGCTGTGACTTTCTGCAAAGATGTGCAAGGTCCGATGGGGACTACGCCTTGAGTTATCTCGTACAATTTACAAATTATACCAACACCGCTACAGATGCAATGAATGAGGGCACGGCGGCAAGTGAGCAACAGAGCCAACTTGTGCTGTTAGGATTGGAGGCCCAAAGTCGAGAGCTCCAACAGCGCATGCTCGCTCGAATTGCCAATGATGGTAAGAATCCTCAAATTGCGATTTCTGAGATAAACCTAAAAGCCTAG
- a CDS encoding uncharacterized protein (EggNog:ENOG41~TransMembrane:2 (i426-447o505-524i)), with product MLEPACSNCQLYKAECHTTRARKRFRKPIQPQRMEPSGSPIAPDHPVMTNQDVTSRIERIESRLAHIEERIGQVIAATTMAPATSQSQETTPSSFPILPQFLPEMPLVHTDSQVNCILSQPSSLDQPIDLAASEIPASDIGWTHSYPCIPPFEEIQPIIENYFTHMNSLMPLFSRTSFIHRLQRYYAFECENPRKTWAAINIVLALGTRLPTSPSADFELADEDSQVAKYVNNVQSILSELVTRDVDLLSLQVILGLVIIFNSLKDSSPAVVHIGTAIRLAHRLRLHNRDHLQNDCSDEALESSRVFWIAYIFDKDISIRYHTPSAQADDDIDLHLPVDMPPDGAGNVYAKDGRFLVNFFRLRLQLAHIQGQVYNQLFSTRAAKITPQERQTRVALLHNQLERWRLTVPSELQADVVTKHASRTALFWLCMTHFSYLGCLVMIHGMWSHDTEWRKRLKPSSSGTTGNTDHSKLLPPLPKGWKYCVQMSRHCMALMYRTPLSDCSVWTNGCAYFSALMIILANLFEYPMHKMVDDDLQLTSYAVKTFDRMSDVSTIVQMKRLNIVAAELDHRARLVIKHVQRFVAVNKSPPPPNRLYNLEIDQDWLSGLQWDWGNDGVEAWPSMDVSVVNVWDLY from the exons ATGCTTGAACCAGCCTGCTCCAACTGCCAGCTTTACAAGGCAGAATGCCATACAACGAGAGCTCGGAAACGATTCAGAAAACCCATTCAGCCACAGAGAATGGAGCCGTCCGGATCTCCAATAGCTCCTGATCACCCAGTCATGACTAATCAAGACGT GACGAGTCGCATTGAAAGGATTGAATCGAGACTTGCTCATATAGAGGAGCGCATCGGACAGGTGATCGCTGCTACTACGATGGCTCCGGCCACCAGTCAGTCGCAAGAGACAACACCGTCATCATTCCCAATACTACCACAATTTCTTCCAGAGATGCCTCTAGTTCATACTGACAGCCAAGTTAACTGCATCTTAAGTCAGCCCTCTAGCTTGGATCAGCCAATAGATCTGGCTGCATCGGAAATTCCAGCTTCAGACATAGGGTGGACCCACTCATATCCGTGCATACCTCCTTTCGAAGAAATCCAGCCCATCATAGAAAACTATTTCACACATATGAACTCGCTAATGCCGCTCTTCTCGCGGACGTCATTCATCCACAGGTTGCAAAGGTATTACGCCTTTGAGTGTGAAAATCCTCGAAAAACATGGGCAGCCATCAATATTGTCCTCGCGCTGGGTACCCGCTTGCCCACCTCGCCGTCTGCTGATTTCGAGCTAGCAGATGAAGACAGCCAAGTAGCCAAGTATGTCAATAATGTCCAATCTATTCTTTCGGAGCTGGTCACACGAGACGTGGATTTGCTCAGTCTGCAAGTCATACTAGGACTCGTCATAATCTTCAACAGTCTAAAAGACTCAAGTCCAGCAGTGGTGCATATTGGGACGGCGATTCGCCTCGCCCATCGTTTGCGCCTCCACAACCGAGATCATCTGCAAAATGATTGCTCTGATGAGGCTCTAGAGAGTAGCCGTGTTTTTTGGATTGCCTACATCTTCGATAAGGATATTTCCATCCGCTATCATACACCATCAGCTCAAGCCGACGACGACATCGATCTACACCTCCCAGTTGATATGCCTCCTGATGGAGCTGGGAACGTATACGCCAAGGATGGCCGTTTCTTAGTCAACTTCTTCCGGCTCCGGTTGCAGTTGGCTCATATTCAAGGACAAGTGTATAATCAACTCTTCTCTACACGGGCCGCCAAGATCACGCCGCAGGAACGGCAGACACGCGTTGCTCTCCTCCACAATCAGCTGGAGCGCTGGAGATTGACAGTCCCATCTGAATTGCAGGCCGATGTCGTCACGAAGCATGCCAGCCGCACAGCGCTTTTCTGGCTCTGCATGACACACTTCTCGTATCTTGGATGTCTGGTTATGATTCATGGGATGTGGAGCCACGATACTGAGTGGCGGAAGCGTCTGAAACCTTCGTCCTCTGGGACTACCGGAAATACAGACCACTCTAAATTACTTCCGCCCCTCCCTAAAGGCTGGAAGTATTGCGTGCAGATGAGTAGGCATTGCATGGCTCTGATGTACCGAACTCCCCTAAGCGATTGTAGTGTATG GACGAATGGATGCGCGTACTTCTCGGCCTTGATGATTATTCTGGCCAATCTCTTCGAGTATCCTATGCATAAAATGGTGGATGACGACTTGCAACTGACAAGCTACGCGGTGAAGACATTTGATAGAATGAGCGATGTGTCGACTATCGTGCAGATGAAACGTCTGAACATAGTTGCTGCCGAGCTAGATCATCGCGCGAGGTTAGTGATTAAGCATGTACAGCGATTCGTCGCAGTGAACaagtctcctcctcctccaaacAGACTCTATAACCTCGAGATCGATCAAGACTGGCTGTCTGGTTTGCAGTGGGACTGGGGAAATGATGGTGTTGAAGCCTGGCCGAGCATGGACGTCTCGGTGGTAAATGTATGGGATCTGTATTAG
- a CDS encoding uncharacterized protein (EggNog:ENOG41) codes for MFVTSREATQADIDILVQGFVYAAENLEAAGIDGVELHGAHGYVIAQFPIAAHKQENKQLWWLSGQPDDVKLNGVEFQGGGFEANEAAVVCHVLQDEVGIDVIELSRRTLEKVGHEGTKYDNNV; via the exons ATGTTTGTGACATCCCGAGAGGCAACTCAAGCGGATATCGATATCCTGGTCCAAGGGTTTGTGTACGCGGCAGAGAACTTGGAAGCTGCGGGGATTGATGGAGTAGAGCTGCACGGTGCCCATGGCTACGTGATCGCGCAATTTCCTATCGCCGCGCACAAACAAGAGAACAAACAACTATGGTGGCTCTCTGGTCAACCGGATGA TGTCAAACTCAACGGCGTCGAATTTCAAGGGGGTGGTTTCGAAGCAAACGAGGCTGCTGTGGTCTGCCACGTGCTGCAAGACGAGGTGGGAATAGACGTTATTGAGCTGAGCCGCCGCACGTTGGAGAAAGTAGGCCATGAAGGGACCAAATACGACAATAATGTCTGA
- a CDS encoding uncharacterized protein (EggNog:ENOG41), which translates to MSKEIPKMAKQWRVTGYDGLDALKFTEEAIPIISDNQVLVKIQGASLNFRDIIIPLGKYPFSQKPNVVPGSDGAGTVLAVGKSVMRFKPGDKVVTILNQRHLAGSIDTQSADSGLGASIDGTLRSIGAFDEQGLVKMPEGLNFFEAATLSCAGLTAWNALFGISAKQLMAGQWLLTQGTGGVSIFALQFAKIVGARVIATTSSNVKAKLLKRLGADYIINYQETPNWGEVAKALTGGIGVHLVVEVAGALTMKQSVASLKLDGIISIVGFVGGEGNGADVPNLLDPWLKHYTARGISVGSRQQMEDMCLAIEANLEKLRPIIDSQVFKLDQLKEAYKYLQAGENLGKVCIDTE; encoded by the exons ATGTCTAAAGAGATTCCTAAGATGGCTAAACAGTGGAGAGTCACTGGTTACGATGGATTGGACGCCTTGAAGTTCACAGAAGAGGCGATACCTATAATTTCCGATAACCAAGTGCTTGTGAAAA TCCAGGGGGCATCACTGAAC TTTCGCGACATTATAATTCCTCTTGGCAAGTACCCATTCTCTCAAAAGCCCAATGTCGTTCCTGGATCCGATGGAGCTGGGACCGTCCTCGCAGTTGGCAAAAGTGTTATGCGATTCAAACCGGGGGACAAGGTTGTTACGATCCTCAACCAGCGACATTTAGCGGGGTCAATAGACACCCAGTCAGCAGACTCGGGGCTTGGTGCATCAATCGATGGAACGCTGCGCTCAATTGGTGCGTTTGATGAGCAGGGACTTGTCAAAATGCCGGAAGGCCTCAATTTCTTCGAGGCAGCAACTCTTAGCTGCGCCGGTTTGACAGCCTGGAACGCTCTTTTTGGAATATCAGCCAAGCAGCTCATGGCGGGCCAGTGGCTTCTAACACAGGGGACGGGAGGGGTCAGCATTTTCGCCCTACAATTTGCTAAAATCGTTGGCGCAAGAGTGATAGCAACAACAAGCTCTAATGTAAAGGCCAAGCTGCTTAAAAGGCTCGGTGCCGACTACATTATTAACTATCAAGAGACGCCAAATTGGGGAGAAGTCGCTAAGGCGCTGACTGGAGGAATTGGTGTACATCTCGTCGTCGAGGTTGCAGGAGCATTGACAATGAAGCAGAGTGTTGCGAGTCTAAAGCTTGATGGTATTATAAGCATCGTTGGTTTCGTTGGCGGGGAAGGCAATGGAGCGGACGTGCCGAACTTGCTGGATCCATGGCTCAAACATTACACGGCCCGCGGCATCTCAGTGGGTAGTCGGCAGCAAATGGAGGACATGTGTCTTGCCATTGAAGCTAACCTGGAAAAGCTTCGCCCAATTATCGACTCACAGGTGTTCAAACTTGACCAACTCAAAGAAGCATACAAGTATTTGCAAGCTGGAGAGAATCTAGGCAAGGTCTGTATTGATACAGAGTAG
- a CDS encoding uncharacterized protein (EggNog:ENOG41): protein MMTTGLDVAVKRTRESTSKVRTGCSTCKLRRVKCDEAKPICRRCAIGSRKCVYNAVRAASSRNVITIYLPPLQRQPVFFSNNRDLDFFDHNIAAKLDGQFDSKFWSKLVLQLSHSEPSIRHAVSAISIIYQDVESSLRHPTGYVNASPKAQQEWNIAVRSLSTRIQAYPNSNLVPLVCCLLFTCIEFLRGNIESSMFHVQNGFNILAALRYNCDVALNPRTNIASNDRKAIEDHIVPVFLRLNVLCSLAGRMTPQMYSPTAERDSPQKDLTDSRRRLYEVSDICLRFIDKATLKAAIFQIDIDDLVEQVKLQTRLDAWRDLLDDLLQRMQAAGSSANQDALNILLIHFKVIYIWIRVCTTSSEMAPDSYHSDFEELLHYAEQIVKPGLGLVAPQPLSFDMQILGPLYYTALKCRHPVMRRRAMEMLQLAPRREGLWNGHYAYVTAKRMIELEEEHLNGQELPDETSRLHGLPLPDDESRIYHLGEIPLDYKEFNYSVMPSPVYPGTLEAVFRTKPWGLLGEWQSTTEYIKL from the coding sequence ATGATGACTACTGGTCTGGATGTTGCGGTGAAGAGAACCCGAGAAAGTACGTCCAAAGTACGGACTGGATGCAGCACTTGCAAATTGCGGCGAGTGAAATGCGATGAAGCAAAACCTATATGCCGGCGTTGCGCCATTGGAAGCCGAAAGTGTGTGTATAATGCCGTACGTGCAGCATCATCTCGAAATGTCATCACGATATATCTGCCTCCTTTGCAAAGGCAACCAGTATTCTTTTCAAATAATCGTGACCTCGATTTCTTCGACCATAATATCGCTGCGAAGTTGGACGGACAATTCGATTCAAAGTTTTGGAGCAAGCTTGTATTGCAACTCTCGCATTCTGAACCATCCATTCGACATGCTGTATCAGCTATTAGCATCATATATCAAGACGTCGAATCATCCTTAAGGCATCCGACAGGCTATGTAAATGCTAGCCCCAAGGCACAGCAGGAATGGAACATAGCAGTGAGGAGCCTCTCAACCCGAATTCAAGCGTATCCCAACTCGAATTTGGTGCCACTGGTGTGCTGCCTTCTTTTCACGTGTATCGAATTCCTCAGAGGTAATATCGAATCATCCATGTTTCACGTTCAGAATGGATTCAATATTCTAGCTGCTCTCCGCTATAATTGCGATGTAGCCCTGAATCCTAGGACTAATATCGCGTCTAATGATCGTAAAGCTATCGAAGACCATATTGTCCCGGTGTTCTTACGTCTAAATGTGCTGTGTTCTCTCGCTGGAAGAATGACTCCGCAGATGTACTCTCCAACTGCTGAACGAGATTCTCCTCAGAAAGACCTTACAGATTCTAGACGAAGGCTCTATGAGGTCTCAGATATTTGCCTCCGATTCATTGACAAAGCCACTCTTAAGGCAGCTATATTCCAAATTGACATAGACGACCTAGTTGAACAAGTTAAACTTCAGACAAGGCTAGACGCATGGCGCGACCTGCTAGATGATCTTCTTCAACGAATGCAGGCTGCTGGCAGCTCAGCGAACCAAGATGCGCTCAACATACTTTTGATACATTTCAAGGTAATTTACATTTGGATACGAGTCTGCACTACATCTAGTGAAATGGCCCCAGACTCTTATCATAGCGACTTTGAAGAGCTTTTGCATTACGCAGAACAAATCGTCAAACCAGGGTTAGGACTAGTAGCACCGCAACCGCTATCTTTCGATATGCAAATCCTAGGACCTCTCTATTATACTGCGCTAAAATGCCGTCATCCTGTGATGCGAAGACGTGCGATGGAAATGCTGCAGTTGGCGCCTCGGCGGGAAGGGCTATGGAATGGCCATTACGCCTATGTAACTGCCAAACGAATGAttgagctggaagaagagcatctAAATGGGCAAGAGTTGCCAGACGAGACTTCGAGACTGCATGGTCTCCCTCTTCCGGATGATGAGTCACGCATCTACCATCTAGGTGAGATACCTTTGGACTATAAGGAGTTTAACTACAGCGTCATGCCCAGCCCGGTTTATCCAGGCACCCTTGAAGCTGTGTTCAGGACAAAGCCGTGGGGTTTGTTGGGAGAGTGGCAATCAACTACGGAGTATATCAAGTTATAA
- a CDS encoding uncharacterized protein (EggNog:ENOG41~TransMembrane:4 (i12-32o58-79i91-115o135-156i)), with protein sequence MNVMTNIEINFTLRALQLIFAIIVMGTDGYAIHVFRGHTIYEHFEFGSFYEYYGVPDAWGFLIFCAAWTVMGVFFFLIARVRYADSALISYTRFSVEAVAFFSWLAGFIAVAVNIGSNDCPLEENRCGLLKAATVFGALEWLLFLITTIKTFKLVFNCTSLSKTSKTSLTPSAV encoded by the exons ATGAATGTCATGACGAATATAGAGATCAACTTTACTCTAAGAGCGCTGCAGCTCATATTTGCGATTATCGTTATGGGGACAGACGGTTATG CTATCCATGTGTTTCGCGGCCATACTATCTACGAACATTTTGAATTCGGCAGTTTCTATGAATATTATGGCGTCCCTGATGCCTGGGGATTTCTCATATTCTGTGCCGCCTGGACTGTTATGggcgttttcttcttcctcattgcTCGAGTTAGATATGCAGATTCTGCACTGATTAGCTATACTCGTTTCTCTGTCGAAGCTGTAGCTTTCTTCTCATGGCTCGCTGGTTTCATTGCTGTAGCGGTTAACATAGGGAGCAACGACTGTCCGCTAGAAGAGAACCGCTGTGGGCTGCTTAAAGCAGCGACAGTCTTTGGGGCATTGGAATGGctactatttttaattactacAATCAAGACCTTTAAGCTCGTCTTCAACTGCACTAGCTTGTCAAAGACTTCTAAGACCAGTCTTACTCCATCAGCGGTATAA
- a CDS encoding uncharacterized protein (EggNog:ENOG41), which translates to MIYWESFAYVTGPNYNQTWPMFDPNDLARIIPKYRNIAQIDLGKVDHIFLVEKVLIEAVEKRYSSNNISNDYR; encoded by the coding sequence ATGATCTATTGGGAGAGCTTTGCCTATGTCACAGGACCCAACTACAACCAGACATGGCCTATGTTCGACCCTAATGACCTTGCCCGGATTATTCCAAAATACCGCAATATCGCTCAGATTGATCTAGGGAAGGTTGATCATATCTTCTTGGTGGAGAAGGTCTTGATTGAAGCTGTTGAGAAGCGCTATTCTTCCAATAATATTTCCAATGATTACCGCTAA
- a CDS encoding uncharacterized protein (EggNog:ENOG41~SECRETED:SignalP(1-19)), which produces MKFTFATIIIPYIFHSALAAPTRIERALDEHRPVERGFDIKDAYSVKAREEYIRVTNDADAEAGTQVAAAEATKTVAAADTDAETSAAAKDDAAKKGKGKDEKKGKKKDKKKGKKEGKGKMGEKGKKEGKGKDTEKGAKSTATEAAAAN; this is translated from the coding sequence ATGAAGTTCACTTTCGCTACTATCATTATTCCTTATATCTTCCACAGCGCTCTGGCAGCGCCTACTAGAATTGAGCGTGCCCTTGACGAACATAGACCTGTGGAGAGAGGGTTTGACATCAAAGATGCATACTCTGTGAAAGCTCGTGAGGAGTATATCCGAGTTACCAACGATGCAGATGCCGAGGCTGGAACCCAggtagctgctgctgaagctaCCAAGACCGTCGCCGCTGCCGACACTGATGCTGAgacttcagcagcagcaaaggatGATGCCGCaaagaagggcaagggcaaagacgagaagaaaggcaagaagaaggacaagaagaagggaaagaaggagggaaaaggaaagatgggagaaaagggaaagaaagagggaaagggaaaggataCGGAGAAGGGGGCCAAGTCCACCGCAactgaagcagcagcagccaactGA
- a CDS encoding uncharacterized protein (TransMembrane:1 (o20-38i)) has protein sequence MCTQNSYDLKLLPSRSTDTGLAVPIPTVITPIVIYFMFKVEDLEIGWQKTACKKTDGDSKAIHISTKGEAAATRWNKRQSRGLMQ, from the coding sequence ATGTGTACGCAAAACAGCTATGACCTCAAATTACTGCCGTCGCGCTCAACTGACACTGGTCTTGCAGTTCCCATCCCAACTGTCATTACACCCATTGTCATCTACTTTATGTTCAAGGTCGAGGATCTCGAGATCGGGTGGCAGAAAACTGCGTGTAAGAAGACCGACGGCGACTCCAAAGCTATACATATTAGCACCAagggagaagctgctgccacgAGATGGAACAAGCGGCAGTCCCGGGGCTTGATGCAGTAG